A region from the uncultured Bacteroides sp. genome encodes:
- a CDS encoding DUF3836 domain-containing protein: MKTNVSLRILVLSVVALVCSLTVSARNDNNLIYNSEQRDGMLIAQTVYKQDGNSLSNYIKYNYKYDDQKRMTENETLKWNSINNCWENDLSIRYKYEGKTVTTDYYKWNNKKAEYILAPEMTITMEAPNL; encoded by the coding sequence ATGAAAACAAATGTATCCTTAAGAATCTTAGTATTGTCAGTGGTAGCATTAGTATGTAGTTTAACCGTTTCTGCAAGAAACGATAACAACCTCATTTATAACTCCGAGCAAAGAGACGGTATGCTCATTGCACAAACTGTTTATAAGCAAGATGGCAACAGCTTGTCTAACTACATAAAATACAACTACAAGTACGACGACCAAAAACGTATGACAGAGAATGAAACGCTGAAGTGGAACAGCATCAATAATTGTTGGGAAAACGATTTGTCCATCCGCTACAAATACGAGGGCAAAACAGTAACAACTGATTATTACAAATGGAACAATAAAAAAGCTGAATACATATTGGCTCCCGAAATGACAATTACCATGGAGGCTCCGAACCTGTAA